A genomic window from Massilia sp. METH4 includes:
- a CDS encoding HDOD domain-containing protein, which yields MNKLEAFGHIAALAIRGDLVFPTSVNAALRVQLALENPDTPLEEAIRLVLAEPQLAARTVALANSAMFNRGANSVTNVRAAIQRVGYHNLYALAAAMVVRQFGSKIADPNVRAMAEQLWQHTVYVACLARIIAREVTEINGDTALFAGIVHEVGGFYLLSRADEFPGLLDPDPDNWQPASEEIITREVMKKLAIPEEVSTAIEGLRDGFLGVPPESLLDTLLLANHFAPVDSPLAQPREELPQSESVVDLFVDEEMAARLLDEAERDATSMNTALLV from the coding sequence ATGAACAAACTGGAAGCATTCGGCCACATTGCCGCACTGGCGATCCGGGGCGACCTGGTGTTCCCCACCAGCGTCAATGCCGCGTTGCGCGTACAGCTCGCGCTCGAGAACCCCGACACCCCCCTCGAGGAAGCGATCCGCCTCGTGCTGGCCGAGCCGCAGCTGGCGGCGCGCACCGTGGCGCTCGCCAATTCGGCGATGTTCAACCGCGGCGCCAACAGCGTCACCAACGTGCGCGCGGCGATCCAGCGCGTGGGTTACCACAACCTGTATGCGCTGGCTGCCGCGATGGTGGTGCGCCAGTTCGGCAGCAAGATCGCCGACCCCAACGTGCGCGCCATGGCCGAACAGCTGTGGCAGCACACCGTGTACGTGGCGTGCCTGGCCCGCATCATTGCCCGCGAGGTAACCGAGATAAACGGCGATACCGCCCTGTTCGCCGGCATCGTGCACGAGGTGGGCGGCTTCTACCTGCTGTCGCGCGCCGACGAATTCCCGGGCCTGCTCGACCCCGATCCCGACAACTGGCAGCCGGCCAGCGAGGAAATCATCACGCGCGAAGTGATGAAGAAGCTGGCCATCCCCGAAGAGGTGTCCACCGCCATCGAGGGCCTGCGCGACGGCTTCCTGGGCGTGCCGCCCGAAAGCCTGCTCGACACGCTGCTGCTGGCGAATCATTTCGCCCCGGTCGACTCGCCGCTGGCGCAGCCCCGCGAAGAGCTGCCGCAATCCGAATCCGTGGTCGACCTGTTCGTCGACGAGGAAATGGCCGCGCGCCTGCTGGACGAGGCGGAACGCGATGCCACCTCGATGAACACGGCCCTCCTCGTCTGA
- a CDS encoding histidine kinase yields the protein METNAAGTASADARRGAELSDLLGHVVTSWDNDRRALARQLHDSLGSSLTALTMHLGLLTAKLPADQQPLRDRATQMKNLLHTIIENNRQMQHKLWNDKLEFLGIKVAFSELVTQFSQHYAITARSSLPDEEPVCPREQAVVLLRVLEQGLSNVTAHSGATEVDVIVDDNDDEIMLTVRDNGKGVLEGRGIPPEGAGVGQYGLRLLRERARLLGGLLTLATHPEGGAVLSVVLPKPATQ from the coding sequence ATGGAGACAAACGCGGCCGGCACGGCGTCGGCCGACGCCCGGCGCGGCGCCGAACTGTCCGACCTGCTGGGTCACGTGGTCACCAGCTGGGACAACGACCGCCGCGCGCTGGCGCGGCAGCTGCACGACAGCCTGGGCTCGTCGCTCACGGCGCTGACCATGCACCTGGGCCTGCTGACGGCCAAGCTGCCCGCCGACCAGCAGCCCCTGCGCGACCGCGCCACGCAGATGAAGAACCTGCTGCATACGATCATCGAAAACAACCGGCAGATGCAGCACAAGCTGTGGAACGACAAGCTCGAGTTCCTCGGTATCAAGGTCGCGTTTTCCGAGCTCGTCACGCAGTTTTCCCAGCACTATGCGATTACCGCGCGCAGCAGCCTGCCCGACGAGGAGCCCGTATGCCCGCGCGAGCAGGCCGTGGTGCTGCTGCGCGTGCTGGAACAGGGGCTGTCGAATGTCACCGCCCATTCCGGCGCAACCGAGGTCGACGTCATCGTGGACGATAACGACGACGAGATCATGCTCACCGTGCGCGATAACGGCAAGGGCGTGCTCGAGGGGCGCGGCATTCCGCCGGAAGGCGCGGGCGTTGGGCAATACGGCCTGCGGCTGCTGCGCGAGCGGGCGCGACTGCTGGGTGGGTTGCTGACCCTGGCCACGCACCCGGAGGGTGGTGCCGTGCTGTCGGTCGTTCTACCGAAGCCCGCCACGCAGTAG
- a CDS encoding D-amino acid dehydrogenase — translation MRVVILGSGVIGVTTAYYLARAGHEVTVLDRQGGPALETSFANAGQISPGYASPWAAPGIPLKAMKWMVQRHAPLSIRPDGTLFQLQWMWQMLKNCNADSYAVNKERMVRLAEYSRDCFKTLRAATGIAYEGRQQGTTQLFRTQQQMDDAAKDIAVLEETGVPYELLDARGLLSAEPGIASERLVGGLRLPNDETGDCQLFTTRLSALAAELGVRFRYNVDIEGLDVAGGKIQGVRCGGEVVTADSYVVALGAYSTPLLRGILDIPVYPLKGYSITVPIVNADRAPASTILDETYKIAVTRFDDRIRVGGMAEIAGYDKRLNPRRRATLEMVVNDLFPGAGDTAQAAFWTGLRPMTPDGTPVVGRTPLANLFVNTGHGTLGWTMSCGSAQLLADIMSARRPAIYADDLSVERYGRHAGARQPQLAGA, via the coding sequence ATGCGCGTAGTCATCCTCGGCAGCGGCGTCATCGGCGTCACCACGGCGTATTACCTGGCCCGGGCCGGCCACGAGGTGACGGTGCTGGACCGCCAGGGCGGGCCCGCGCTGGAAACGAGTTTCGCCAATGCCGGCCAGATCTCGCCCGGCTATGCCTCGCCGTGGGCCGCGCCCGGCATTCCGCTGAAAGCCATGAAGTGGATGGTGCAGCGCCACGCGCCCCTGTCGATCCGTCCGGACGGCACCCTGTTCCAGCTGCAGTGGATGTGGCAGATGCTGAAGAACTGCAATGCCGACAGCTATGCGGTGAACAAGGAGCGCATGGTGCGCCTGGCCGAATACAGCCGCGACTGCTTCAAGACCCTGCGCGCCGCCACCGGCATCGCCTACGAAGGCCGCCAGCAAGGCACCACGCAGCTGTTCCGCACGCAGCAGCAGATGGATGACGCGGCCAAGGATATCGCCGTGCTGGAGGAAACCGGCGTGCCGTACGAACTACTCGACGCGCGCGGCCTGCTGTCGGCCGAGCCCGGCATCGCCAGCGAGCGCCTCGTGGGCGGCCTGCGCCTGCCGAACGATGAAACCGGCGACTGCCAGCTGTTTACCACGCGCCTGTCGGCACTGGCGGCCGAACTGGGCGTGCGGTTCCGCTACAACGTCGACATCGAAGGGCTGGACGTAGCAGGCGGCAAGATCCAGGGCGTGCGCTGCGGCGGCGAAGTGGTGACGGCGGACTCCTATGTGGTAGCCCTGGGCGCGTACTCGACGCCGCTGCTGCGCGGCATCCTCGACATTCCCGTCTATCCCCTGAAGGGTTACTCGATCACGGTGCCGATCGTGAACGCCGACCGCGCGCCCGCCTCCACGATCCTCGACGAGACCTACAAGATCGCCGTTACCCGTTTCGACGACCGCATCCGCGTGGGCGGCATGGCCGAGATCGCGGGCTACGACAAGCGCCTGAATCCGCGCCGCCGCGCCACGCTGGAAATGGTGGTGAACGACCTGTTCCCCGGCGCCGGCGACACGGCGCAGGCCGCGTTCTGGACCGGCTTGCGGCCGATGACGCCGGACGGCACGCCGGTCGTGGGCCGCACCCCGCTGGCCAACCTGTTCGTCAACACGGGCCACGGCACGCTGGGCTGGACGATGTCCTGCGGGTCGGCGCAGCTGCTGGCCGACATCATGTCGGCTCGCCGCCCCGCCATTTATGCGGACGACCTGTCGGTGGAACGCTACGGCCGCCACGCGGGTGCGCGCCAGCCCCAGCTCGCGGGCGCCTGA
- a CDS encoding AAA family ATPase, with translation MRSVLERRLALFVDRDSEMQRFRDLLKPNGKPIMIVSGDSGLGKSSLLARMVHECASSKIYKAEVLWTDTRNHDYLALMRKVRDDLGVEHFHKFTDLVNFFTVPHYHLTVDSSIRVGDSLVNRGHIGEVAGILIKDCMLNIPRDDMAVPENERMIRLTDRFFDELEALSRNNQVVVFLDAVEKMTADTERWICDEFVRRIHEGELNNVKLLAFGQRKPKLPSSRQFIEEAQLQPISEQHIVEYMAKRGVPEEVRGVAAGIILVASHGNPCEMANLVEAVMARLGSLMPPNE, from the coding sequence ATGCGTTCAGTTCTAGAGCGCCGCCTAGCGTTGTTTGTGGACAGAGATTCAGAAATGCAGCGGTTTCGAGACTTGCTCAAGCCGAACGGTAAACCTATCATGATAGTTTCTGGCGATAGCGGACTGGGAAAGTCATCACTGCTCGCCAGAATGGTGCATGAGTGCGCATCGAGTAAAATTTATAAGGCCGAGGTCCTATGGACGGATACGCGCAATCACGACTATCTCGCTCTTATGCGTAAGGTTCGAGACGATCTCGGAGTCGAGCATTTTCACAAATTCACTGATCTCGTGAATTTTTTTACGGTTCCTCATTATCACTTAACGGTCGACTCATCAATAAGAGTAGGCGATAGTCTCGTGAACCGCGGCCATATTGGCGAAGTTGCCGGTATTTTGATAAAAGACTGTATGCTTAATATACCCAGGGACGATATGGCAGTCCCTGAGAACGAGCGAATGATCCGGTTAACCGACCGGTTTTTCGATGAGTTAGAGGCTTTGAGTAGAAATAACCAAGTTGTAGTGTTCTTAGATGCCGTTGAAAAGATGACGGCCGATACCGAGCGATGGATCTGCGATGAATTTGTTCGACGAATCCACGAGGGCGAACTGAATAACGTCAAATTGTTGGCCTTTGGTCAACGCAAGCCGAAGCTCCCCTCCTCGAGGCAATTTATTGAAGAGGCTCAGCTACAACCGATAAGCGAACAGCATATTGTTGAGTACATGGCGAAGCGTGGAGTTCCCGAGGAGGTTCGAGGCGTTGCTGCTGGAATTATCCTTGTGGCAAGTCACGGTAATCCGTGCGAAATGGCCAACCTTGTTGAGGCGGTGATGGCTCGATTAGGCAGTTTAATGCCGCCAAATGAATAA
- a CDS encoding Lrp/AsnC ligand binding domain-containing protein: protein MRTQKESVRALDKLDRKILRILQGDGRISMKDLAEQVGLSVTPAIERVKRMERDGVITGYHARLNPAAVGATLLVFVEITLNQKSASHFDQFRREVLRIPEVQECHLVSGDFDYLIKARIHEMAEYRKLLGDMLLNLPGAAQSKSYVVMEEIKETLALATESA from the coding sequence ATGCGAACACAAAAGGAGTCCGTGCGCGCGCTGGACAAGCTGGATCGCAAGATCCTGCGCATTCTGCAGGGCGACGGGCGCATCTCCATGAAAGACCTGGCCGAGCAGGTGGGCTTGTCCGTCACCCCCGCGATCGAAAGAGTCAAGCGCATGGAGCGCGACGGCGTCATCACCGGCTACCACGCGCGACTCAATCCGGCTGCGGTGGGCGCCACGCTCCTCGTTTTCGTGGAAATCACGCTGAACCAGAAATCGGCCAGCCATTTCGACCAGTTCAGGCGGGAAGTGCTGCGCATTCCCGAGGTGCAGGAATGCCACCTCGTATCGGGGGATTTCGACTACCTGATCAAGGCACGCATCCACGAAATGGCCGAGTACCGCAAGCTGCTGGGGGATATGTTGCTGAACCTGCCAGGAGCGGCCCAGTCGAAAAGCTATGTCGTCATGGAGGAGATCAAGGAGACGCTGGCGCTGGCCACGGAATCGGCGTAG
- a CDS encoding DUF4214 domain-containing protein, translating to MITENYTLVVNGNYVFERPLLPSDMLFTEDAYIATWSGAEVAEANAYGGYAGAYFYSTVTITPPADGDYDFTVQSATGFSYTGNPGDADTQLWLYEGSFDPTHPLVNLVAANEDIDTYTDEGLFGNLLSKLGGVSLHAGVKYVLVLGGRDAGLTGSAVVSFSDAAPPVPVTPLPDESTGTEPQPQVPPAETAPPPPTGAAEGDTNVGEMLLGSSGNDPLVGGGGDDLFIPGLGHDTIVGGAGHDTVQLSGKASAYKMQVVNGNLVLSGGADSYAMSDIETLSYAGGQGSSPTEVAARLYKGILGREGNGFELDYWAGVLQSGYSAKDVATSFVNSAEAADLFRTSGSAGFVTGLYESVLGRTPAASEVEYWVGGIGQGLDRADLALQFVNSAEYLGQAVEVDLGSSDVGMLLRLYYTMMNRAPDEAGLNFWLEQRANGASMRSIADSFAHATEAGNLSDSAFIDRIYDAGLHRDPTTTEKSYLMSLFEGGLDRGQILLQISESHDAVQLVGVIDSTITLV from the coding sequence ATGATCACGGAAAACTATACGCTGGTTGTGAACGGTAATTACGTCTTCGAGCGGCCGCTGCTGCCGTCGGACATGTTGTTCACGGAAGATGCTTATATTGCAACCTGGTCGGGCGCTGAAGTGGCCGAGGCGAACGCTTACGGCGGCTACGCCGGCGCGTACTTCTACTCGACCGTGACCATCACCCCGCCGGCCGACGGCGACTACGACTTCACGGTCCAGAGCGCGACCGGATTCAGTTACACCGGCAATCCCGGCGATGCCGATACGCAGCTCTGGCTGTACGAGGGATCGTTCGACCCGACCCACCCCCTGGTCAACCTGGTCGCCGCCAACGAGGATATCGATACCTATACCGATGAGGGCCTGTTCGGCAACCTGCTATCGAAGCTCGGTGGCGTCTCGCTGCACGCCGGCGTGAAGTACGTGCTCGTGCTGGGCGGCCGCGATGCCGGGTTGACCGGCTCGGCCGTCGTTTCATTCTCCGACGCCGCGCCCCCCGTGCCTGTCACGCCGCTGCCGGACGAGTCGACCGGTACGGAACCGCAACCGCAGGTGCCGCCCGCGGAGACGGCACCGCCGCCACCGACCGGCGCGGCGGAGGGCGACACGAATGTCGGCGAAATGTTGCTGGGTTCGTCGGGCAACGACCCACTGGTGGGCGGCGGCGGCGACGACCTCTTCATCCCCGGCCTCGGCCATGACACGATCGTCGGCGGCGCCGGACATGATACCGTGCAATTGAGCGGCAAGGCGTCCGCCTACAAGATGCAAGTGGTGAACGGCAACCTCGTGCTGTCTGGCGGCGCCGACAGCTATGCGATGAGCGACATCGAGACGCTGAGCTACGCCGGCGGCCAGGGCAGCTCGCCCACCGAAGTCGCCGCCCGCCTGTACAAGGGTATTCTGGGCCGCGAGGGCAACGGTTTCGAGCTCGACTACTGGGCAGGCGTGCTCCAGTCCGGGTATTCCGCGAAGGACGTGGCCACCTCGTTCGTCAACTCGGCGGAGGCGGCGGACCTGTTCCGCACGAGCGGTTCGGCCGGTTTCGTCACGGGGCTGTATGAAAGCGTGCTGGGCCGCACGCCGGCGGCCAGCGAGGTGGAGTACTGGGTGGGCGGGATCGGCCAGGGACTCGACCGTGCCGACCTGGCCCTGCAGTTCGTCAACTCGGCCGAATACCTCGGGCAAGCGGTCGAGGTGGACCTGGGCAGCAGCGACGTGGGCATGCTGCTCCGCCTCTACTATACGATGATGAACCGCGCGCCGGACGAGGCAGGGCTGAACTTCTGGCTCGAACAGCGCGCCAACGGCGCGTCGATGCGCAGCATCGCCGACAGCTTTGCCCACGCAACCGAAGCGGGCAACCTGAGCGACAGCGCGTTCATCGACCGGATCTACGACGCCGGCCTGCATCGCGATCCGACGACCACGGAAAAATCGTACCTGATGTCGCTGTTCGAAGGTGGCCTCGACCGCGGCCAGATCCTGCTGCAGATTTCCGAGTCGCACGACGCCGTGCAGCTCGTGGGCGTCATCGACAGCACGATCACGCTGGTCTGA
- a CDS encoding tetratricopeptide repeat protein, producing MSSQGRKNICAALVNLIHEYDSILCVQHKLWIRAFEASNQIDENNLDLADALSKGLIEECQKTGERALVVEAFKCRARIESKRGNWQAEIHYLKSALLSGDPSRHKELFLLGHMLAVAYREAGCLEEAEQQFDKGISYAGQIAWRRGIAMSYNGLGTTCMKRGDFDAAIRAFETAIDSLGEDSKNFALAPIYNNLGLAAQRSRDLEGSLAYFSKSLELKIAANDTCGKAMTMTNMVALLEELGRRTEAVDFARQASELFQELRDYYNSAMAKRTLARQLRRMGQEKEASKVFLEAEDLFRNRCDCKEMADNVRAEHTSITIRTPLWVWLPIFFVFVCFFGLLLLVYAAVSYLSQ from the coding sequence GTGAGTTCGCAAGGAAGAAAGAATATATGCGCAGCATTGGTTAATCTGATTCACGAGTATGATTCGATCTTGTGCGTACAGCACAAGCTCTGGATCCGCGCTTTTGAGGCATCAAATCAAATTGATGAGAATAACCTTGATCTAGCGGATGCGCTCAGTAAAGGATTAATTGAAGAATGCCAAAAAACAGGTGAGCGCGCATTGGTCGTCGAGGCATTCAAGTGCAGAGCACGTATAGAATCGAAGCGTGGGAATTGGCAAGCTGAAATACACTATCTCAAATCTGCTCTTTTGAGTGGCGACCCGTCTAGGCACAAAGAGCTTTTTCTTCTAGGGCATATGCTAGCGGTAGCGTATCGTGAGGCCGGCTGTTTGGAAGAGGCAGAGCAGCAATTTGATAAAGGAATATCATATGCAGGGCAGATAGCTTGGCGAAGAGGGATCGCTATGAGCTACAATGGGCTGGGTACCACATGTATGAAAAGGGGCGATTTCGACGCGGCGATAAGAGCTTTTGAGACGGCAATCGACTCATTAGGGGAAGATAGTAAAAATTTTGCGTTAGCTCCTATTTATAATAATCTAGGCTTGGCCGCGCAGAGGTCGCGTGACTTAGAGGGAAGCTTAGCATATTTCTCTAAGAGTCTAGAGCTCAAGATTGCGGCAAATGATACGTGTGGGAAAGCCATGACCATGACCAATATGGTCGCGCTTTTGGAGGAATTAGGACGTCGCACCGAAGCGGTTGACTTTGCTCGTCAGGCATCGGAACTATTCCAAGAGTTACGTGATTATTACAATTCCGCAATGGCGAAGCGCACTTTAGCAAGGCAGCTCCGGCGGATGGGGCAAGAGAAAGAAGCAAGTAAAGTGTTCTTGGAGGCTGAAGACCTTTTTCGAAATCGATGTGATTGCAAAGAGATGGCCGATAACGTACGAGCCGAGCACACTTCCATAACTATTAGAACGCCTCTATGGGTGTGGCTTCCTATCTTTTTTGTTTTTGTTTGTTTCTTCGGACTTCTGCTGTTAGTCTATGCAGCGGTTTCATATCTTAGTCAGTAG
- the hmpA gene encoding NO-inducible flavohemoprotein, translating to MLSAEHRAIVAATVPILETGGEALTRHFYPILFRDYPQVKPYFNQTHQADGAQPRALAHAVLMYAKNIDRLQALGPLVGQIVAKHVALDIRPEHYPMVGASLLKAIREVLGEEVATDAVIEAWGAAYGQLAQILIGAEGQAYDAQAAAPGGWNGLRRFVVAAKRRESEEITSFVFRPEDGGAVIDFAPGQYIGIRAVIDGVDQRRNYSLSAAPNGETYQISVKREPGGAMSNHLHDSVGEGDVVELLPPSGVFTLAPHAGRPIVFITGGVGITPTLAMLPGALASGRDVHFIHAARHGGVHAFRTHVDELASRHPQLRRHYVYAEDRGAGHPAPDAVGLLDSARLAALLPASRDVDAYFLGPQPFMKVVKRSLRELGVPESQTRYEFFGPAAALE from the coding sequence ATGCTGTCCGCCGAACACCGCGCCATCGTTGCCGCCACCGTCCCCATCCTGGAAACGGGCGGCGAGGCGCTGACCCGCCACTTTTACCCGATCCTGTTCCGCGACTATCCGCAGGTGAAGCCCTATTTCAACCAGACTCACCAGGCCGACGGCGCCCAGCCGCGCGCCCTGGCGCACGCGGTGCTGATGTACGCGAAGAACATCGACCGGCTCCAGGCCCTGGGCCCGCTGGTGGGCCAGATCGTGGCCAAGCACGTGGCCCTCGATATCCGGCCCGAGCATTACCCGATGGTGGGCGCCAGCCTGCTGAAGGCGATCCGCGAGGTGCTGGGCGAGGAAGTGGCCACCGATGCCGTGATCGAGGCGTGGGGCGCGGCCTATGGCCAGCTGGCCCAGATCCTGATCGGCGCGGAAGGCCAGGCGTATGACGCGCAGGCGGCCGCGCCGGGCGGCTGGAACGGCCTGCGCCGCTTCGTGGTGGCCGCGAAGCGGCGCGAGAGCGAGGAGATCACGAGCTTCGTGTTCCGCCCCGAGGACGGCGGCGCCGTCATCGATTTCGCGCCGGGCCAGTACATCGGCATCCGCGCCGTCATCGACGGCGTGGACCAGCGCCGCAACTATTCGCTGTCGGCGGCGCCCAACGGCGAAACGTACCAGATCAGCGTCAAGCGCGAGCCGGGCGGGGCAATGTCGAATCACCTGCACGATTCGGTGGGCGAGGGCGATGTGGTCGAGCTGCTGCCGCCTTCCGGCGTGTTCACGCTGGCGCCGCATGCGGGCCGGCCGATCGTCTTCATTACCGGTGGCGTCGGCATCACGCCCACGCTGGCGATGCTGCCGGGCGCGCTGGCCAGCGGGCGCGACGTGCACTTCATCCATGCGGCGCGCCACGGCGGCGTGCACGCCTTCCGCACCCATGTCGACGAACTGGCCAGCCGCCATCCGCAGCTGCGCCGCCACTATGTGTACGCGGAAGACCGTGGCGCCGGCCACCCGGCGCCCGACGCGGTGGGCCTGCTGGACAGCGCCCGGCTGGCGGCACTGCTGCCGGCATCGCGCGACGTCGATGCGTACTTCCTTGGCCCGCAGCCGTTCATGAAGGTGGTGAAGCGTTCGCTGCGCGAGCTGGGCGTGCCGGAAAGCCAGACCCGCTACGAGTTCTTCGGACCGGCCGCCGCGCTGGAGTGA
- a CDS encoding NAD(P)/FAD-dependent oxidoreductase produces MQSKYVIVGGGAGGLELACKLGRKLGPGKVMLVDSRLYHIWKPSLHEVAAGTLDIHAEGLSYQMLAHDNHFTYVYGALEGLDAAGRAITVSPIETQAGEMVLPRRTIAYEALVMAVGSTSNYFGVPGAAEHTISLNGTEDAERFRLTLLKLLARAATEKSGQGVDIVIIGGGATGVELAAELREASGVYAAYGFGDLQPMRDVRITIIEGAPRILAPLPERVSGTAAGLLAERGVKVLTDTRVTQIDADKVTVQKGDVYPADIVVWAAGIKAPDFLKNLGLPTAKGGQLEVTGELVVKGFPDIYALGDCALCIGADGKPVPPRAQAAHQQADYLLESLLRRERGQGPQKKPYEYRDYGSLVSFGQQTSVGSLMGSLQGKNWFVEGFFARMMYASLHLMHHKAIMGTLRTGVLALARFLIKRTTPMVKLH; encoded by the coding sequence TTGCAAAGCAAGTACGTGATCGTGGGAGGAGGGGCGGGCGGCCTGGAGCTGGCCTGCAAACTGGGCCGCAAGCTCGGGCCGGGCAAGGTGATGCTGGTGGACAGCCGGCTGTACCACATCTGGAAGCCGTCGCTGCACGAGGTGGCGGCCGGCACGCTGGACATCCACGCCGAAGGCCTGTCCTACCAGATGCTTGCGCACGACAACCATTTCACCTATGTGTATGGGGCCCTGGAAGGCCTGGACGCGGCGGGGCGCGCGATCACCGTCAGCCCGATCGAAACGCAGGCGGGCGAAATGGTGCTGCCGCGCCGCACGATCGCCTATGAAGCCCTGGTCATGGCGGTGGGCAGCACGTCCAATTACTTCGGCGTGCCCGGCGCCGCCGAGCATACCATTTCACTGAACGGCACCGAGGATGCGGAACGCTTCCGCCTCACGCTGCTGAAACTGCTGGCCCGGGCGGCCACGGAAAAGTCCGGGCAGGGGGTCGATATCGTCATCATCGGCGGCGGTGCCACCGGCGTGGAACTGGCGGCCGAACTGCGCGAGGCCAGCGGCGTCTACGCCGCCTACGGCTTCGGCGACCTGCAGCCCATGCGCGACGTGCGCATCACGATCATCGAAGGCGCGCCGCGCATCCTGGCCCCGCTGCCCGAGCGCGTGTCGGGCACGGCGGCCGGCCTGCTGGCCGAGCGCGGCGTGAAGGTGCTGACCGATACGCGCGTGACGCAGATCGACGCCGACAAGGTCACCGTGCAGAAGGGCGATGTCTACCCTGCCGATATCGTCGTGTGGGCGGCCGGCATCAAGGCGCCCGACTTCCTGAAGAACCTGGGCCTGCCGACCGCGAAGGGCGGCCAGCTCGAGGTGACGGGCGAGCTGGTGGTGAAGGGCTTCCCCGACATCTACGCGCTGGGCGATTGCGCGCTGTGCATCGGCGCCGACGGCAAGCCCGTGCCCCCGCGTGCCCAGGCCGCCCACCAGCAGGCCGACTACCTGCTCGAGTCGCTGCTGCGGCGCGAGCGCGGCCAGGGGCCGCAGAAGAAGCCGTACGAATACCGCGACTACGGCTCGCTGGTGTCGTTCGGCCAGCAAACCTCGGTCGGCAGCCTGATGGGCTCACTGCAGGGCAAGAACTGGTTCGTCGAGGGCTTTTTCGCGCGCATGATGTATGCCAGCCTGCACCTGATGCACCACAAGGCCATCATGGGCACGCTGCGCACGGGCGTGCTGGCGCTGGCGCGGTTCCTGATCAAGCGGACCACGCCGATGGTGAAGCTGCATTGA
- a CDS encoding Rrf2 family transcriptional regulator: MRLTTFTDYTLRSLMYLGMHRDRLATIQDIADLHGISKNHLTKVIHQLGISGMVETVRGRHGGLRLARDPADINIGAVVRASESDFHMAECFDPDSAGCAFAGACALQGKLREATEAFLAVLDGVTLADLLPGARRQEHAILLHMPERRPGS, from the coding sequence ATGAGACTCACCACTTTCACCGATTACACGCTGCGCTCCCTGATGTACCTGGGCATGCACCGCGACCGCCTCGCCACGATCCAGGATATCGCGGACCTGCACGGCATCTCGAAGAACCATCTCACCAAGGTGATCCACCAGCTGGGCATCTCGGGCATGGTCGAGACCGTGCGGGGGCGCCACGGCGGCCTGCGCCTGGCACGCGACCCGGCCGACATCAATATCGGCGCGGTCGTGCGCGCCAGCGAATCCGATTTCCACATGGCCGAGTGCTTCGACCCCGACAGCGCCGGCTGCGCCTTCGCCGGTGCCTGCGCCCTGCAGGGCAAGCTGCGCGAAGCCACCGAAGCCTTCCTCGCCGTGCTCGATGGCGTGACCCTGGCCGACCTGCTGCCCGGCGCGCGGCGCCAGGAGCACGCGATCCTGCTGCACATGCCGGAGCGCCGGCCGGGGTCCTGA